The proteins below are encoded in one region of Rana temporaria chromosome 2, aRanTem1.1, whole genome shotgun sequence:
- the LOC120928966 gene encoding uncharacterized protein LOC120928966 — MAARGPNSSGSGAAGRSVGDVGGGVSESGPRARARSPSVAVASGSGLGRGGRSEQQPGPSASRSRATGTRSEDASPARSAVRSEGELSGSESGEDSGHLSAVDGGAAARGPSPRQPDGEPCLVWIFGHSYVSWGARQAEVRPTGRQLGIPTQDAKVRWIGFPGMMWGRVLPEVLKFTRLDRAPDILLLHVGGNDMGARSMHQLIRDIKCDFLRLRSLFPGMVIIWSEMVGRSNWRWAWSVDKVNKARVKVNKEVGRFVVRNGGLVVRHRELEEETWRFLRSDGVHLNPIGIDLWALGLEEGVRRALSVWRCTHG; from the exons ATGGCGGCCAGGGGTCCCAACTCATCCGGAAGCGGCGCAGCGGGAAGGTCGGTGGGGGATGTCGGCGGTGGAGTGAGCGAGTCTGGCCCCCGGGCAAGGGCCAGGAGTCCGTCGGTGGCAGTTGCTAGCGGGTCCGGTTTGGGTCGTGGAGGAAGGAGCGAGCAGCAGCCGGGGCCCTCCGCATCCAGGTCACGGGCGACGGGAACGAGATCAGAGGACGCCTCGCCTGCACGGAGCGCGGTCAGGTCGGAGGGGGAGCTGTCCGGGTCGGAAAGCGGAGAGGACTCGGGACATCTGTCAGCGGTGGATGGCGGTGCAGCGGCTCGGGGACCCAGTCCTCGGCAGCCCG ATGGTGAGCCCTGTCTGGTCTGGATCTTTGGGCATTCTTATGTGTCTTGGGGGGCCAGGCAGGCCGAGGTGAGGCCTACGGGTAGGCAGCTGGGGATTCCCACTCAGGACGCAAAGGTTCGGTGGATTGGGTTTCCGGGAATGATGTGGGGCAGGGTTTTGCCGGAGGTGCTAAAATTCACCCGTTTGGACAGGGCCCCCGACATTCTGCTGCTACATGTTGGGGGTAATGATATGGGGGCCAGGTCCATGCATCAACTTATTAGGGACATAAAGTGTGATTTCTTGAGATTGCGCTCTTTGTTTCCCGGCATGGTGATAATTTGGTCGGAGATGGTGGGTAGGTCAAATTGGCGGTGGGCCTGGTCAGTAGACAAAGTTAACAAGGCCCGTGTGAAAGTGAACAAGGAGGTGGGGCGTTTCGTGGTCAGGAATGGGGGATTGGTCGTGAGACACAGGGAGTTGGAAGAGGAGACTTGGCGTTTTCTGAGGAGTGATGGGGTCCACCTCAATCCGATAGGCATTGATTTGTGGGCCTTGGGTCTGGAGGAAGGAGTACGCAGGGCCCTTTCGGTGTGGAGGTGCACGCATGGGTAA